TAGATAACAAAACACGAGTCCATTGGATGAAGAGCGACATACCTGCTTGCGAGGTATTGTGAGCGGGGAGAAGGATGAGCGTGAGAGATTGGGAGAGAAAGAGCGAAACGGGATTGAGATTCTATAGGAAAAGGGCGAGCGAGAATGAAATGTATTGGATAAAGCGCCGAAAAATCTTTGCGAAACAGACATTCACGGGAAATAGAAGGATGTGTATCGATCATATGAAGATAGATACGAACAAAAACGCATCCACCGCTATGGGGGTTGATCAAGTCAATCGCATTCAACAACTGTTGTTTATTCCATAGCATTGCTTGTTCCGAGTAACTaaagggaaaaggaaaaaaatattataaattccTAATAGACCGAGGTGTTCAGAGTGTTTGGGCGTGGCGACTGTGTGTGGAGAGACAGGGAGTGAGTCGCCTATAGAAGTGGAGAGTGTGAGGTGAGGGAGGGTTTCCGGCGATGAGCTCGGAATTAAGTCGGGCGGTGGAGATAGAACGAGATATACCGGTAGGGAAGGTGGATGATAGGTGGTTTTCTACGTAAATCACTGATTCATCTCTTTCAAATTGGAATTTAGACAATCTCTACTGCAAAAACGTTATTGCATGATTTCTTATTAATTGCATGACACGTATATTTTTCTACTACATTTGGAGGCTATCTCGTACtaacagaaataaatttaagCATAAAGATCTCATAatggaaataaatcaaaatcaaatctaaTCCTaaatatttaaagaaaatatatctcaaaatcaaatgaaagtATAAACAAtccaattaaattataaatattaggatGACATTTTTATCTATCAAATAGAAAATCATAAACAAATCAGAGGATTAAATACGGAAATAAATCGAGTAATCGCCCCTATCACAAAATTAATGACAAAGATAAAAGATGACATAAACAAGTGGAGTACTTAGTTTGTGACTTCTCAACTGTCCTATTTTTGTGAGGTCcgcaatttaaaattttatttatatttttataattcaaaGTAAGTGGTCACTATCTATCTAAATATTTCACTCATtatctattataaaatcaatttaactattttatttttttatttttcttcacgAAGTTAAagaatttcttaaaattcataccGAATAAAGATGAACGATAACTAGCCGAGAGAGAGAGTAGCATCAAAACCAAACCCTTactattcaaataaaatatggatATAAATTACGAAGATAAGTTTGTTCATGTAAACAAACTTAGTTTGTAAAATTTCTAATCAAAGATGCTAAACAAGACAGAACTAAACAGAGAATCCATAAAACTAACTAATAACAACTATATTCTTCAAGCAATCTTGTGAGAAACTGGTGGCACTTAACTCTCAATACAGCAACAAGATTTCGATTTAAAATAAGGAAGCCGAACACCGCGCTTATTCAGTTCAAACCAAGTTGCGGCAATATCAACCAAACTTTCCTCATTTTCTTGTCGGAACCATAGTACACCACACAAAGGTCGTATTGAATCCACGACTTCAACAAGAGGTGATCACCAACCATTTGTTTGGTTGGAAGCTCTATCCTCCCAAACATCTCACTCCTCAAGTCGAATGTTTCAATACATCCATTTCTCCCAAGCCACTAGATCCTCCCACTAGAAAACTCCCCATCCACATCAACCAAATCAAGACTCCCGTGCTGCTCTACTATTTTCCATGAATTTGTCTTGCTGCTGTAAATCTTACTCATCCTTGTTTTCTTTTAGACAAAACAACAAACACCTTATATGCATCACTTTTGGGATCCCAACCAAACCCTGATTTCACGATGCATTCAAGCTCACAGTCTTGTATGGTTAATTGGATGGAGATTCTAGTGGCTGGGTTCCACAAAAAGAATAAAGCTGGTAAATTGCTAATACACACCAACCCGTTGATATGACCCACAATTTTACTGCCGGGGATGAGATGATGGTTAATCGGATTATCGTGATGGAATCGTTTAAATCGAAGATTAGGGTTTTTGGAATTGGAATGTTTCGCCAACGCTCATGTTTTGGGAGGTGAGTTTTTGATTTATGGAGATGGGTTTTGATGAATCGGTTGCTGCCGATTAAACAACACCATGAAGTCTAAATGCACCTGAATTTCAAGAGTAGTTTCACCGGAAGATTTGATAGTATTTATTTGATGATTTCTTCAGGAAGATAGAGAGTTTCGGTATCCATTTGCAGTTTACTGGCTCCTAAAAAACTTTGGTTTATAGTACtctttttttaatactatttttAGTTAAAAGATTTAGTACTAGTTTAAAGTAAgtcatttattataaaattaacccTCAATATTTGGCACTGtactaaataaattaaaaattaaaattaattttttgaattagaGATCAGACGCTAATTTCCTAgtattaaaatacataaaaaattcCACGTCAATTTTGCCCCcattcaattttcaattttcaattttccctCATTCTATCTCCGTCTCCGGCTGACTGCATCTGCCGGCTGCCGTCGGCTTAGCGCGATAATGGCGTTGGATTCGTCCACGTCTGTACTGAATTCTCTGTTGGAGAAGCTTAGGCTCGATGATCCATGTGTTCCACCTCGATCGTGGGACTCCATTTCTTCTCAAGGCGGCGCGTCCTCACAccctccccctccctcttccGCTGCTCTATATGCTACATCTACTGTCTCTGTAATTGAACTTTTCGTCTCTCTCTGCCTCATTGTTCATGTggaataatttcaaatttttcgTCATTGTAgtagatttttttttccaatcaaaattttgaattgtAGCAACGAAGCTTGAGTTAATTAAGTTTACCTTTTTTAGGAAATATGATAGGTAGTAATTCCTATTCATTAATCGTCACTATCTGCGAGCGTTTCCTCCTCAGTCTGAGTTGAAATACGAGCACAATGCGCATATTAGAACCTAGAAATGCATTTAAGGACTTGTGATAGCTTCAAATTATATTGGCATTGACTTGTTGAGAGAATGTGGAGGTGAATGCGATTTGGTTTACACTAAGTAGGTTgctaattttgtttatttcctCAAATGATTTTAGGATCCCAGTCTGGTGAGATTGGCCATGAATGCACTCGAAGGTGTGGAATCAGCCTTGATATCTATCGAAAAGCTCTCAGCGTTACTTTGTTGCAGTTCAGCAGACAGAACATCTCATCGAAATCCCAGTTTGTGGAGTCGCTCTTCAAGTACTGTCGCTATAGGGAATATACTTATTTCCATTGGCCAGTTTGGCTGCatgattttcctcctccgtagATTTGTCGATTACTTTACAAATCCAGATTTTGATGGAGTGAGAGACCTTAAGGAAAAACCAAATGCTGATTCTGGTGAAGAAGGAAACTCCATCTTGCATGGTTTCACTTTGATCAACCATGCATTTGCAATTTCTGTGGGAAAGGTCATAGATGGTTATATATCTGCACTAAACACATTGTCTGCATCTGTTAGTTTAAGGCGTTTTTTGAAGACTAAGGATGGCGGATGTCTTACTAACATTGGACATTCAGAAATGACACTCTTGGGGGTTTACCTTCACACAGCAGAATTGAGAACTCAGATGGAAGCCCTGGGAAATCTCTGCAATGTTGATCATCTAACTGACAATTTTCCAGTATCTTCATTGGAAGTTTTAAGGGCTAAACCAAACTCAGAGTTTAGTGCCTTCCCGAGAAGTGGTTCTTTACTTTCATTTCTATATATTCAGTTAAAGGTCAGCCCATTTCAAGTAGTTCACTTGTCTTATAAGTTTGGTTCAGCTGACTCTGTCTACCTAAAATGTAGCTCCTGAATCATTTGTTCAATTCTCCCTTCTGATTCACTTCATTTACAGTTGCTTTTCCTAGGTTTATCTTTTGatctattatttttattgaatgtCGGGTTAACAGTTTGTCATAGTAACGGTCTATCTAAGAGATTGTAAGACAAATTATCTCTAGTATGAGTTCAATAGCATGGAGTGGTTAATATCATAGTCCTTATAATTTAGTTGGAGACATGGTAATTGCTGTTAGGAAATTAGCTAATGCTGCATGTAGTTATTGTTATGCCCATACAAaatatttactttgtttctGTTGTAATTGCTCCCTTCGTCttatgaatattatctcaatgTCTTTTAGGTTGCTGATCCTGGCCATTGTCCCCTACTCAAGTTCCTCTTTCTCCAGTCATATGAACCATATTGCGAATTCATAAGGTCATGGATATATGATGGCTCAATTAGTGACCCTTACAATGAATTTGTTGTGGAATGTGCAAGTAATGCATCTGGTGGCTCTAGCTCGCCTTTGCCCACAATAAGGGTAATACCACTCACTATGCTCGAGATTTAGAATCTCTTGAGATACTACATCCTCTTCCTGTAGAGCATCTCTGATCATTTGAATTAAATTTATCCCAGGTGAGAGATGAAGTTGCTGTTCCCTGTTTTCTCCACGAGTGCCTTATTCCACTTTGTAGAACTGGTCAACAGCTTCAGGTGATAATGAAGTTGCTTGATCTGTCTAATGATGTTGGTACATGCTTTTGCCATGAAAAGATCCTACCCAGATTAGTTGGTTTGGCAAATGAATATCCAGGGTCATTTCCACTTATATTTGACAAAGAAGCTATTGAAGAAATGGTACATGTGAGAGCCAGTTATCACCAACAACTGCTGGAAAAGGTTGACAGCATCTTAGATAAACTTGATTTTAGTTCTCGACAGGTATATTTTTTGCTAGACTTTCAGTTTTCTTATGACTTTCTAGCATTCAATAGTTTTTATATGAAGCCCTTCAGTTTTCTTTGTGTATATGACGTGTGTATAAATTCATTTGATCTGCTTGATCATTCAAGGTGAGATTGTCAAATGAAGCACTAGCTAGGTAGTCTTTGTCAATTGCCGGACCGAGCACCTAAGGAACTCGTATCCATTCTTAAGATTTTTCTGTAGAATTCCTGTGAATTCAGGGACAAATTACAACCTTTTAAAGCATGATGAGTAGCTTCATAAAATTTTTGCAgtagtttaatttttttctttaacaAATGATTCTGATCCGTTCAACTTTGTGTATTACTTGTTCTGAAAAAATTCCCTCTTTCAGACTGCTCACCTAGGTGTTTCACTGAGTCTTGCGAATAATCTTAAGAGCCAGAACCACCAAGCATATTCTGCAACAGAAGAAAGCTCAATATCATCTTTAAGTGATAAAAAGAATCAAAATGTGTGAGTTCTCCTCTCTGTTTACTGACACATTAGTCTCTTGGTACAATCATAAAAACCATGAACACTCATGTAAATAAGATCCGTCCTCTCTGTTTAAATCGCAGGCATGGTGTCATGGTGGATACTGACGTACCAAGCATCAACCATGAGTGCTCTCATGATGAAGATCTATTAGAATCATCTGAGTGCTCATCTTCTTATGAAAGCTCTGAGGAGCAAGATGAGGCAGAACCGTCGATTTCTTTATCCTACACTCCAGAGACAAATTATTTATCAGCTCTGGATTTCTCCTCAACTTTATCTACAAACAACAGAATACAAACTCTTCAAAACCAGGTATCAAGTAGGGAATATGATAATTGCCAGTTTAATGGGCACCACATCGACAGGGTTGAACATGATCAGTTGCATTCCCCTGATTGCGGAGCGGAGATAAGCATGGAAAACCACGGATGGCTAAACACTGACTTTGATTTCTCCGAGTTGTCAATCAACAACACTGTTGCAAGCAAAGATCAGCATCCACTCATAACAAAGGCATCTTCGAAAACTACTAGTTTGCAACTTTCAAAGCTGAAATACGATTCTACATTTTTCAGTATGAACCCTATACTGAACAGATGTTCTTTCTTCAGTCCGAGGTCTATCCTTGGAGAAAGGGGCCATGAAAATTATACAAGTAtagattttgattttacttctgTGAAATTTCCAGTCGACACATATGCTGTCAAATTAGCGAGTGCCACTAGAATTGGCAATGAGGTTCGGGATATAAATAAGACTCCTGTTTCTACAATATATATGAGAAATCACCTTGATGTAGAATGCCACAATGACAATATGGTTGGCGATAAAGTAAAGTTGTCTAGTGTTGGTTTGTCTCTGCCTCTACACAATTGCGGAAATGAGGAAAATCTATGGTCCCCAAATGTTTCTGGAGGCAGTGCTTGGGAGAGCTTGCTTGGTAGATCTCGAAATACTGGCAACAGATCCAATAGTGATCGCAAGATGAAATTGGTGGCTGGAGCTGACATGCCGTTGGATTTTGTGATAAAAAAATGCGTTTTGGATGAGATTTCGCTTCAGTATCCTTATATTTAGGTGTTTGTTCTGTTGATCTTGTAGTGGCTAAATATTTGATTATTTGCTGAAACCTCTCACAGAGAGTTCAATGCAGCCTTTCTGTTTGCAAGTATATCTGTACTGCTGTTTCACATCTCAAACTGTGAACACTATCTATGCTATATTTGTTAAATATT
This portion of the Salvia splendens isolate huo1 chromosome 10, SspV2, whole genome shotgun sequence genome encodes:
- the LOC121751889 gene encoding uncharacterized protein LOC121751889 encodes the protein MALDSSTSVLNSLLEKLRLDDPCVPPRSWDSISSQGGASSHPPPPSSAALYATSTVSDPSLVRLAMNALEGVESALISIEKLSALLCCSSADRTSHRNPSLWSRSSSTVAIGNILISIGQFGCMIFLLRRFVDYFTNPDFDGVRDLKEKPNADSGEEGNSILHGFTLINHAFAISVGKVIDGYISALNTLSASVSLRRFLKTKDGGCLTNIGHSEMTLLGVYLHTAELRTQMEALGNLCNVDHLTDNFPVSSLEVLRAKPNSEFSAFPRSGSLLSFLYIQLKVADPGHCPLLKFLFLQSYEPYCEFIRSWIYDGSISDPYNEFVVECASNASGGSSSPLPTIRVRDEVAVPCFLHECLIPLCRTGQQLQVIMKLLDLSNDVGTCFCHEKILPRLVGLANEYPGSFPLIFDKEAIEEMVHVRASYHQQLLEKVDSILDKLDFSSRQTAHLGVSLSLANNLKSQNHQAYSATEESSISSLSDKKNQNVHGVMVDTDVPSINHECSHDEDLLESSECSSSYESSEEQDEAEPSISLSYTPETNYLSALDFSSTLSTNNRIQTLQNQVSSREYDNCQFNGHHIDRVEHDQLHSPDCGAEISMENHGWLNTDFDFSELSINNTVASKDQHPLITKASSKTTSLQLSKLKYDSTFFSMNPILNRCSFFSPRSILGERGHENYTSIDFDFTSVKFPVDTYAVKLASATRIGNEVRDINKTPVSTIYMRNHLDVECHNDNMVGDKVKLSSVGLSLPLHNCGNEENLWSPNVSGGSAWESLLGRSRNTGNRSNSDRKMKLVAGADMPLDFVIKKCVLDEISLQYTYISRLTIKMLIEGFKLQEHLQSLRCYHFMELADWADLFITSLWNCKWHVDEVDKRIPEIQGILEQALRRSSCEKDPNKNRLYVYLKGDGIRYLSPSAIGIRSFDYLGLGYQIDWPVSIILTPAALKLYSDLFNFLIQVKLAVFALSDVWCLLKGYDFKQQAARSQQFSELTETRHKINHFVSTLQQYVLSQLSQVSWFRFIHSLKHKVKDMLDLESVHMGYLTESLHICFLSNETQSIAGIIQNILQCAMDFRSCLAAINVGAAADDENFPHKISQIDISQVQVIRRAFTKSLEDLYLIYLQSPKHGEFGISYFWDLLDSNEYYAGVMNKRMGHCIFFS